In Silene latifolia isolate original U9 population chromosome X, ASM4854445v1, whole genome shotgun sequence, the following proteins share a genomic window:
- the LOC141622398 gene encoding uncharacterized protein LOC141622398, with the protein MEPKLSNIKCFMISLLSISLLASSINGRIILDYKHGRELKEQSTPHSIKDDDIVFQGNSSFISHSNPWANYWIYDAANNAENEDEDLVKSKLEAIKSLINKEGMSFNGHLNPWANYWIYDNANKKLIKDEDNMKNEEELNELKIEAFKNILQNKDNSFVGHSNPWANYWIYDNANKKSTNDQNKLKIEEDLYESKINALRNDLQKDKSFVGHTNPWANFWIYDSANKKSTNDENDVKNEEELKELKVESLKNILQKKDKSFVGHSNPWANYWIYDSANKKSTNDQNKVEIEEEGLKEQKIEALKYLMKKEDKSFVGHLNPWANYWIYDNANKKLNKDENNVKNEEENVNNKKLNKDENNVKNDEEDNLNESKIEALKNVLQKEDESFVGHTNPWANYWIYDRAIDKSSKDENNVKNQEDLNESKIDATKDLKNEDNSKDSNVVLKQSA; encoded by the exons ATGGAGCCCAAGCTATCCAACATCAAATGTTTCATGATTTCCCTCCTCTCAATCTCCTTG CTTGCCAGCTCTATTAATGGAAGAATTATCTTAGACTATAAGCATGGAAGAGAGTTGAAGGAGCAATCCACGCCTCATTCGATCAAAGACGACGACATAGTATTCCAAGGCAATTCGTCGTTTATTTCTCATTCTAATCCATGGGCTAATTATTGGATTTATGATGCGGCAAATAACGCggaaaatgaagatgaagatttAGTTAAATCCAAGCTTGAAGCAATAAAATCCCTTATAAACAAGGAGGGTATGTCATTTAATGGTCACTTAAATCCATGGGCAAATTATTGGATTTATGATAATGCAAATAAAAAGTTAATTAAAGATGAAGATAAtatgaaaaatgaagaagaatTAAATGAGTTAAAGATTGAAGCATTCAAAAATATTTTACAAAATAAGGATAATTCATTTGTTGGACATTCAAATCCATGGGCAAATTATTGGATTTATGATAATGCAAATAAAAAGTCAACTAATGATCAAAATAAGTTGAAAATTGAAGAAGATTTATATGAGTCCAAGATTAATGCATTAAGAAATGATTTACAAAAGGATAAATCATTTGTTGGGCATACAAATCCATGGgcaaatttttggatttatgatAGTGCAAATAAAAAGTCAACTAATGATGAAAATGATGTGAAAAATGAAGAAGAATTAAAAGAGTTAAAGGTTGAATCTTTAAAaaatattttacaaaaaaaagaTAAATCATTTGTTGGGCATTCAAATCCATGGGCAAATTATTGGATTTATGATAGTGCAAATAAAAAGTCAACTAATGATCAAAATAAAGTGGAAATTGAAGAGGAAGGTTTAAAAGAGCAAAAGATTGAAGCATTAAAATATCTTATGAAAAAGGAGGATAAATCATTTGTTGGACATTTGAATCCTTGGGCAAATTATTGGATTTATGATAATGCAAATAAAAAGTTAAATAAAGATGAAAATAATgtgaaaaatgaagaagaaaatgtAAATAATAAAAAGTTAAATAAAGATGAAAATAATGTAaaaaatgatgaagaagataatTTAAATGAATCCAAGATTGAAGCATTAAAAAATGTTTTACAAAAAGAGGATGAATCATTTGTTGGGCATACAAATCCATGGGCAAATTATTGGATTTATGATAGAGCAATTGATAAGTCAAGCAAAGATGAAAATAATGTGAAAAATCAAGAAGATTTAAATGAGTCCAAGATTGATGCAACAAAAGATCTTAAAAATGAAGACAACTCCAAAGATAGTAATGTAGTTCTCAAACAAAGTGCCTAA